In Microbacterium foliorum, the following proteins share a genomic window:
- a CDS encoding lipopolysaccharide biosynthesis protein: MSPSLAHTAARGAFFTILAQIAKIVLQLLGVVILSRLLSPHDYGLLAIVLVVVGVGEIFRDFGLTSASIQAPELTTGQRDNLFWVNAGIGVLLTVALYFLSWPIESITGEAEILGVVQWLAPLFLLNGLATQHRANLSRELKFRALAITEVTATALALAAGIAAALLGAEYWALVLQQLVLGTAMLVGSVIAGRWLPRLPSRKHSIRSMLHFGWNIVATNMLIYGGSQIDTVIIGLRFGTTSLGLYNRAFQLVMTPLGQVRAPMKGVALPVLSRVQEDRPRFDTYIASAQLALGYALGIPLALLVGLAEPVVSVMLGSQWGDAAPIVRCFAIAGMLTTLSYVGYWVYLSRGLGKQLFRYTIVTTLIKAACIAVGSMFGLVGVAVAFAIAPAIAWPLSIAWLARITPMPVRRLYAGAARVLLLAGGVALAAYGVNATGLPSVASIGVGILAGGAVVGLLLVFPVFRHDLKSLVEFVKLMLTR; this comes from the coding sequence GTGAGTCCGTCACTGGCGCACACCGCCGCACGGGGAGCGTTCTTCACGATACTGGCTCAGATCGCAAAGATCGTGCTCCAGCTACTCGGAGTGGTGATCCTGTCCCGTCTGCTGTCTCCTCACGACTACGGTCTCTTGGCCATCGTCCTCGTGGTCGTCGGTGTCGGCGAAATTTTCCGGGACTTCGGACTCACCTCTGCCTCCATTCAAGCCCCCGAGCTCACCACCGGGCAGCGCGACAACCTGTTCTGGGTCAACGCCGGCATCGGGGTGTTGCTCACGGTGGCACTGTATTTCCTCTCCTGGCCGATTGAATCAATCACGGGCGAGGCTGAGATCCTGGGAGTCGTGCAGTGGCTCGCGCCGCTGTTCCTCTTGAACGGTCTCGCCACCCAGCACCGCGCGAATCTGTCGCGCGAGCTCAAGTTCCGAGCGCTCGCCATCACGGAGGTGACCGCGACAGCCTTGGCTCTCGCCGCCGGCATCGCTGCAGCGCTGCTCGGAGCCGAGTACTGGGCACTTGTCCTTCAACAACTGGTGCTCGGAACCGCGATGCTCGTGGGCTCCGTGATCGCGGGTCGGTGGCTGCCTAGGCTGCCATCGCGCAAGCACAGCATTCGGAGCATGCTCCATTTCGGGTGGAACATCGTCGCTACCAACATGCTCATCTACGGTGGATCGCAGATCGACACAGTCATCATCGGACTGCGCTTCGGAACGACATCCCTCGGTCTCTACAACCGCGCATTCCAACTGGTGATGACGCCTCTCGGTCAGGTGCGGGCACCGATGAAGGGCGTCGCGCTCCCCGTCCTGTCTCGAGTGCAGGAGGATCGGCCGCGCTTCGACACCTACATCGCCTCTGCGCAGCTCGCCCTCGGCTACGCTCTCGGGATCCCGCTCGCACTGCTGGTGGGCCTTGCAGAACCGGTGGTTTCGGTGATGCTCGGTTCGCAGTGGGGCGACGCCGCCCCTATCGTGAGGTGCTTCGCGATCGCTGGGATGCTGACGACCCTGTCGTACGTGGGGTACTGGGTCTACCTCTCGCGTGGTCTCGGCAAGCAGCTGTTCCGCTACACCATCGTCACCACGCTCATCAAAGCAGCGTGCATCGCGGTGGGGTCGATGTTCGGGCTAGTCGGCGTGGCAGTCGCGTTCGCCATCGCACCCGCCATCGCCTGGCCGCTCTCGATCGCATGGCTCGCGCGGATCACGCCGATGCCGGTACGTCGCCTCTATGCAGGAGCCGCGCGAGTTCTTCTGCTCGCCGGCGGCGTTGCGCTCGCGGCTTATGGCGTGAACGCGACCGGCCTGCCCTCCGTCGCATCGATCGGCGTCGGAATCCTGGCAGGCGGAGCAGTTGTCGGTCTGCTCCTGGTCTTCCCGGTGTTCCGGCACGATCTGAAGAGCCTGGTCGAGTTCGTGAAGCTCATGCTGACGCGGTAA